The window GTGACCACAGTGAGGAGGTATCTGTGATGCTGGTGGGGTATCTGCTCCTGTGGGGGCAGCTGTCATCCATGGCTGGGAGTATCTGTCACCTGTGAGGGCGGTATCTCTCATCTCTGAGGGGGGTATCTTCCCCCCTCCTCAGGGCATCTGTGATCCCCGGGGCACGTCTGCCCCCCCATCACGTGTGACCTTGGAAGTATCTGTCCCTTACAGATATCTTCCCTCCTAGTCCTCCCCCAGCCGGCATGTCTCACTCTGCAGCGTTTCTGTCCCTCCCGAGCCACAGTGAATGCTCTCCCGCCGGGTATCTGCTCCCCCTCCATGGGATCTGTGATCCCCTGAGGACCTGGAACTCAATGAGGGGTACTTGCCTCTACCCTGTGGCCAAATGTGACCCTGCCAGGGTACCTGTCCCTCTCAGCAACATCTCTTACCCACTGTGCTGTTCCCCACCAGTCACTCACAGGGGCCCTGTGGTGCTGGGGGGCCAGGTCCTCCCCTTGTGCTGGTGTCAGGGAATCAGGCCACCTCCCataggagggaaggaaaaacagccATAAGTGGATTTTGGCTGGTGCTGGCCCCAGCCCGGCGCCAGGAGGATGAATCCCAGCTGCATGTGGGGCTGATGAGGGGCCAGGATGGGCACGAGTATCAGTCCAGGACACAGTGGGGAGCCAGGGCGGGGTGTACTGTCTTCTCCAtgccctcagtgctgcccaATCCGCTGCATTCCCGCGTCCCGTGATCAGTGGCCACGGGTTGTTCTGCACCACGACCTTTGAGATGAGCTGTGCTCGTCCCACGGCACCTGGAGCCCAGCTGCCCCCCAGGTAAgagccctggcacccccaggtAAGATCCCAGACCCCACTGTCGGTGGTCGTGGGCAGTGACCATGTGCTGCTGCGCTTCCACATGCACAGCGGGGGACtttgtccctgctgtcaccacGTCTCTCCATGCTGCTATCCTgacctgctcctgccctggcagagcaatGGCAGCGGTGTTGGCTCTGCTGGTGGCCTGGCCAGCTGCCACTGCAGCAGTGACGGTGACACGGGACTCGCTGCTGAATGTCTGCATGGATGCCAAGCACCACAAAACAGAGCCTGGCCCTGAGGGGCAGCTCTACGGACAGGTACGGTCCTTATCCACTGCACCAGCACCCACTGGTGTCACTTGCTGTGGGGTCACCAGGATGGAGGCtggggggctctgtgccccaacATGAATTCCagcacccagtgtcacccacccACGGGCACTGGTGCTTTCCCTGGACCTGCAGTAggtcccagctgagccctggtgGCTCCTGATGGGTCCCAGCTGAGCCCCGGCTGCCCCGGTGCAGTGTGTCCTCTGGAAGGACAATGCCTGCTGCACTGCCAACACCAGTCTGGAAGCTCACCAGGACCAGTCCTACCTGTACAACTTCAACTGGGACCACTGTGGGGCCATGCCAGAGAAGTGCAAGCGCCACTTCATCCAGGACACGTGTCTCTATGAGTGTTCCCCTAACCTGGGGCCATGGATCGACCAGGTAGGTGCAGATCCTGCCCTCATCCACCCACCAGAATCCTTGGGGTGAGCTGGGGGAAACTGGGGGAAACTGGGGGCCCTGCAGGCAGACACCAGCTGGCGGAAGGAGCGGATCCGGGATGTGCCACTGTGCCAGGAGGACTGTGAGCAGTGGTGGGAGGATTGCCAGGATGCTGTCACCTGCAAGGTCAACTGGCACAAGGGCTGGAACTGGACTACAGGTGAGTGGGGGTTGCAGTGCACCCCCCATCATGCCTCAACGCTGCTGTGGGTCTCCAGTCACCCTCCATCTTGCTGCAGGGGAGGTTGTGCCCACCCTCCCTGGTGGCTGTGAGTGGGTCCGGGGGTGTGAGGGTCCCCATGGGGTGGGGGTGGCAGCCAGGTGGGAGTCCCCTGTGCATGTGAGCGGGTCAGGGGGTGTGAGGGTCCTCATGGGGTAATGCAATGTGAGACCCTGTGCCGCCTTGAGGTCAGCTCTCTCTTCCCCAGCAATGCCAGTGGGACCCATGTGCACCCCATGCACAGGGGAGCAACACCCATTTCCCAAAGCCCTTCACCCACTtcaccccctgcccacccccagGCACCAATCAGTGTCCCAAGGGA is drawn from Zonotrichia leucophrys gambelii isolate GWCS_2022_RI chromosome 1, RI_Zleu_2.0, whole genome shotgun sequence and contains these coding sequences:
- the LOC135454139 gene encoding folate receptor gamma-like, which codes for MSCARPTAPGAQLPPRAMAAVLALLVAWPAATAAVTVTRDSLLNVCMDAKHHKTEPGPEGQLYGQCVLWKDNACCTANTSLEAHQDQSYLYNFNWDHCGAMPEKCKRHFIQDTCLYECSPNLGPWIDQADTSWRKERIRDVPLCQEDCEQWWEDCQDAVTCKVNWHKGWNWTTGTNQCPKGAMCQKFKFVFPTAAALCEQVWSGSYRYTSHHRGSGRCIQMWFDPAQGNPNVAVAQYYAHGNAPPNFLSSILLSLLPLTLLALL